From the Xiphophorus maculatus strain JP 163 A chromosome 20, X_maculatus-5.0-male, whole genome shotgun sequence genome, one window contains:
- the eif4b gene encoding eukaryotic translation initiation factor 4B isoform X2, translated as MAASAKKKNKKGKTLTLNDFLAEDGGGGTPAPSYPSKSTSWADETDDLDGDVATSWHTEEDTYRAPPIDRSILPTAPRSAREPNIDRARLPRSPPYTAFLGNLPYDVTEDSIKDFFRGLAISAVRLPREPSNPERLKGFGYAEFDDLESLLQALSLNEENLGNRRIRVDIADQSNDKERDSGSMGGRDRGGRMADMGPDKTDSDWRARPSADNDDGPPRRDDAFGERSRDRYESDRYREGSRRDDRYDGGRDRYRDRYDDRDRRDRYDDRDRRDYDRGGFDSRGGGGGRRAFGSSFRRDYEDGRGSNDRYGDRDRYGDRDDRYDRRDDRREERAPQQRPKLNLKPRSVPKEEEGNSSGGTSPAAPPSSGGRSSSIFGGAKPVDTAAKEREVEERLKKEEERLQRQLEVDKSRVPERKMRDRDPSWRNEETQSERSRTESESSQPGSTSGRGSRCLDGERSGENEVFSGREGNSSPGSSPRPTSTGSSKEPLKVMPAPPPKENAWAKRSAVSTGSNEGEGRPPVSPVSPSGSAPPKFSSPSSGDERGPGKDENKADGVRRDRGAPRTRGGPAGSGAGRGRGEVPNKDRKKEADRKDNKRDSRPPPEPKKYEETPTPKFSSASKYAALLMDGDQGDDTEDVE; from the exons ATGGCGGCGTCAG CTaagaagaagaataagaagGGAAAGACCCTCACTCTGAATGACTTCCTGGCAGAAGACGGTGGAGGCGGTACTCCTGCTCCTAGCTACCCATCCAAGTCCACGAGCTGGGCTGATGAGACCGACGACCTGGACGGAGATG TTGCCACATCTTGGCACACTGAGGAGGATACGTACCGGGCCCCACCCATTGACCGGTCCATCCTGCCCACGGCTCCTCGCTCGGCACGTGAGCCCAACATCGACCGCGCCAGGCTGCCTCGCAGCCCACCGTACACCGCCTTCCTGGGAAACCTGCCCTACGACGTCACAGAGGACTCGATAAAAGACTTCTTTCGCGGCTTGGCG ATCAGCGCAGTACGTCTGCCTCGAGAGCCCAGTAACCCAGAGAGGCTGAAAGGTTTTGGATATGCTGAATTTGATGACCTGGAGTCCCTCCTGCAGGCCCTCAGTCTGAATGAAGAG AACTTGGGGAACCGGAGGATTCGCGTCGACATTGCAGACCAGTCAAATGATAAAG AACGAGACAGTGGATCCATGGGAGGCAGAGACAGGGGTGGACGAATGGCAGACATGGGTCCCGACAAGACAGACAGCGACTGGAGAGCTAGGCCAAGTGCCGACAACGATGATGGACCTCCACGGAGGGATGATGCTTTTGGCGAAA GATCACGGGACCGGTATGAGTCAGACCGTTACAGAGAGGGGTCACGACGGGACGATCGCTATGATGGAGGAAGAGACCGCTATCGTGATCGCTATGACGACAGAGACCGCAGGGACCGCTATGACGACAGGGACCGCAGAGACTATGATAGAGGAG GCTTCGACTCCcgtggtggtggaggaggtcGTCGTGCCTTTGGAAGCAGCTTCCGTCGAGATTATGAAGATGGTCGAGGTAGCAATGATCGTTACGGCGACAGGGATCGTTATGGCGACCGGGATGACCGGTACGATAGACGAGATGACAGGCGCGAGGAGAGAG CTCCTCAGCAAAGACCTAAGTTGAACCTGAAGCCCCGCAGCGTACCGAAAGAGGAGGAGGGTAACAGCAGCGGAGGCACATCCCCGGCTGCCCCTCCGAGCTCTGGAGGCAGGTCCTCATCCATATTCGGTGGGGCAAAACCAGTTGACACGGCAGCCAAGGAGAGGGAGGTGGAAGAGAGGctgaaaaaagaagaggagaggCTGCAAAGACAACTAGAGGTGGACAAAAGCCGAGTACCTGaaaggaagatgagagacag ggACCCCAGCTGGCGCAACGAGGAAACTCAATCTGAGCGATCTCGCACAGAAAGTGAGTCTTCGCAGCCAGGAAGCACCTCTGGGAGAG GGTCGAGGTGTCTAGATGGCGAGCGCTCTGGGGAGAATGAGGTTTTCTCTGGGAGAGAAGGAAACTCCTCCCCCGGCTCCTCGCCGCGGCCGACCTCCACCGGCTCCTCAAAGGAGCCGCTGAAAGTGATGCCGGCCCCTCCTCCCAAGGAGAACGCTTGGGCCAAAAGAAGTGCTGTGAGCACAGGCTCCAACGAGGGAGAAGGTCGGCCCCCGGTCTCTCCCGTCTCTCCGAGCGGTTCGGCTCCCCCAAAGTTCAG CTCGCCAAGTTCTGGAGATGAAAGAGGGCCTGGAAAAG ATGAGAACAAGGCTGATGGTGTGCGTCGGGACCGAGGGGCCCCACGGACACGAGGGGGGCCTGCAGGGTCTGGAGCTGGGCGGGGCCGAGGAGAGGTGCccaacaaagacagaaaaaaggaggCAGACAG AAAGGACAACAAAAGAGACTCCAGACCTCCTCCAGAGCCAAAGAAATACGAGGAAACCCCAACCCCC AAGTTCAGCTCAGCCAGCAAATACGCCGCTTTGCTAATGGACGGAGACCAAGGAGACGACACCGAGGACGTCGAGTAG
- the eif4b gene encoding eukaryotic translation initiation factor 4B isoform X1 has protein sequence MKATTAKKKNKKGKTLTLNDFLAEDGGGGTPAPSYPSKSTSWADETDDLDGDVATSWHTEEDTYRAPPIDRSILPTAPRSAREPNIDRARLPRSPPYTAFLGNLPYDVTEDSIKDFFRGLAISAVRLPREPSNPERLKGFGYAEFDDLESLLQALSLNEENLGNRRIRVDIADQSNDKERDSGSMGGRDRGGRMADMGPDKTDSDWRARPSADNDDGPPRRDDAFGERSRDRYESDRYREGSRRDDRYDGGRDRYRDRYDDRDRRDRYDDRDRRDYDRGGFDSRGGGGGRRAFGSSFRRDYEDGRGSNDRYGDRDRYGDRDDRYDRRDDRREERAPQQRPKLNLKPRSVPKEEEGNSSGGTSPAAPPSSGGRSSSIFGGAKPVDTAAKEREVEERLKKEEERLQRQLEVDKSRVPERKMRDRDPSWRNEETQSERSRTESESSQPGSTSGRGSRCLDGERSGENEVFSGREGNSSPGSSPRPTSTGSSKEPLKVMPAPPPKENAWAKRSAVSTGSNEGEGRPPVSPVSPSGSAPPKFSSPSSGDERGPGKDENKADGVRRDRGAPRTRGGPAGSGAGRGRGEVPNKDRKKEADRKDNKRDSRPPPEPKKYEETPTPKFSSASKYAALLMDGDQGDDTEDVE, from the exons ATGAAGGCAACAACTG CTaagaagaagaataagaagGGAAAGACCCTCACTCTGAATGACTTCCTGGCAGAAGACGGTGGAGGCGGTACTCCTGCTCCTAGCTACCCATCCAAGTCCACGAGCTGGGCTGATGAGACCGACGACCTGGACGGAGATG TTGCCACATCTTGGCACACTGAGGAGGATACGTACCGGGCCCCACCCATTGACCGGTCCATCCTGCCCACGGCTCCTCGCTCGGCACGTGAGCCCAACATCGACCGCGCCAGGCTGCCTCGCAGCCCACCGTACACCGCCTTCCTGGGAAACCTGCCCTACGACGTCACAGAGGACTCGATAAAAGACTTCTTTCGCGGCTTGGCG ATCAGCGCAGTACGTCTGCCTCGAGAGCCCAGTAACCCAGAGAGGCTGAAAGGTTTTGGATATGCTGAATTTGATGACCTGGAGTCCCTCCTGCAGGCCCTCAGTCTGAATGAAGAG AACTTGGGGAACCGGAGGATTCGCGTCGACATTGCAGACCAGTCAAATGATAAAG AACGAGACAGTGGATCCATGGGAGGCAGAGACAGGGGTGGACGAATGGCAGACATGGGTCCCGACAAGACAGACAGCGACTGGAGAGCTAGGCCAAGTGCCGACAACGATGATGGACCTCCACGGAGGGATGATGCTTTTGGCGAAA GATCACGGGACCGGTATGAGTCAGACCGTTACAGAGAGGGGTCACGACGGGACGATCGCTATGATGGAGGAAGAGACCGCTATCGTGATCGCTATGACGACAGAGACCGCAGGGACCGCTATGACGACAGGGACCGCAGAGACTATGATAGAGGAG GCTTCGACTCCcgtggtggtggaggaggtcGTCGTGCCTTTGGAAGCAGCTTCCGTCGAGATTATGAAGATGGTCGAGGTAGCAATGATCGTTACGGCGACAGGGATCGTTATGGCGACCGGGATGACCGGTACGATAGACGAGATGACAGGCGCGAGGAGAGAG CTCCTCAGCAAAGACCTAAGTTGAACCTGAAGCCCCGCAGCGTACCGAAAGAGGAGGAGGGTAACAGCAGCGGAGGCACATCCCCGGCTGCCCCTCCGAGCTCTGGAGGCAGGTCCTCATCCATATTCGGTGGGGCAAAACCAGTTGACACGGCAGCCAAGGAGAGGGAGGTGGAAGAGAGGctgaaaaaagaagaggagaggCTGCAAAGACAACTAGAGGTGGACAAAAGCCGAGTACCTGaaaggaagatgagagacag ggACCCCAGCTGGCGCAACGAGGAAACTCAATCTGAGCGATCTCGCACAGAAAGTGAGTCTTCGCAGCCAGGAAGCACCTCTGGGAGAG GGTCGAGGTGTCTAGATGGCGAGCGCTCTGGGGAGAATGAGGTTTTCTCTGGGAGAGAAGGAAACTCCTCCCCCGGCTCCTCGCCGCGGCCGACCTCCACCGGCTCCTCAAAGGAGCCGCTGAAAGTGATGCCGGCCCCTCCTCCCAAGGAGAACGCTTGGGCCAAAAGAAGTGCTGTGAGCACAGGCTCCAACGAGGGAGAAGGTCGGCCCCCGGTCTCTCCCGTCTCTCCGAGCGGTTCGGCTCCCCCAAAGTTCAG CTCGCCAAGTTCTGGAGATGAAAGAGGGCCTGGAAAAG ATGAGAACAAGGCTGATGGTGTGCGTCGGGACCGAGGGGCCCCACGGACACGAGGGGGGCCTGCAGGGTCTGGAGCTGGGCGGGGCCGAGGAGAGGTGCccaacaaagacagaaaaaaggaggCAGACAG AAAGGACAACAAAAGAGACTCCAGACCTCCTCCAGAGCCAAAGAAATACGAGGAAACCCCAACCCCC AAGTTCAGCTCAGCCAGCAAATACGCCGCTTTGCTAATGGACGGAGACCAAGGAGACGACACCGAGGACGTCGAGTAG
- the eif4b gene encoding eukaryotic translation initiation factor 4B isoform X3 encodes MKATTAKKKNKKGKTLTLNDFLAEDGGGGTPAPSYPSKSTSWADETDDLDGDVATSWHTEEDTYRAPPIDRSILPTAPRSAREPNIDRARLPRSPPYTAFLGNLPYDVTEDSIKDFFRGLAISAVRLPREPSNPERLKGFGYAEFDDLESLLQALSLNEENLGNRRIRVDIADQSNDKERDSGSMGGRDRGGRMADMGPDKTDSDWRARPSADNDDGPPRRDDAFGERSRDRYESDRYREGSRRDDRYDGGRDRYRDRYDDRDRRDRYDDRDRRDYDRGGFDSRGGGGGRRAFGSSFRRDYEDGRGSNDRYGDRDRYGDRDDRYDRRDDRREERAPQQRPKLNLKPRSVPKEEEGNSSGGTSPAAPPSSGGRSSSIFGGAKPVDTAAKEREVEERLKKEEERLQRQLEVDKSRVPERKMRDRDPSWRNEETQSERSRTESESSQPGSTSGRGSRCLDGERSGENEVFSGREGNSSPGSSPRPTSTGSSKEPLKVMPAPPPKENAWAKRSAVSTGSNEGEGRPPVSPVSPSGSAPPKFSSPSSGDERGPGKERTTKETPDLLQSQRNTRKPQPPSSAQPANTPLC; translated from the exons ATGAAGGCAACAACTG CTaagaagaagaataagaagGGAAAGACCCTCACTCTGAATGACTTCCTGGCAGAAGACGGTGGAGGCGGTACTCCTGCTCCTAGCTACCCATCCAAGTCCACGAGCTGGGCTGATGAGACCGACGACCTGGACGGAGATG TTGCCACATCTTGGCACACTGAGGAGGATACGTACCGGGCCCCACCCATTGACCGGTCCATCCTGCCCACGGCTCCTCGCTCGGCACGTGAGCCCAACATCGACCGCGCCAGGCTGCCTCGCAGCCCACCGTACACCGCCTTCCTGGGAAACCTGCCCTACGACGTCACAGAGGACTCGATAAAAGACTTCTTTCGCGGCTTGGCG ATCAGCGCAGTACGTCTGCCTCGAGAGCCCAGTAACCCAGAGAGGCTGAAAGGTTTTGGATATGCTGAATTTGATGACCTGGAGTCCCTCCTGCAGGCCCTCAGTCTGAATGAAGAG AACTTGGGGAACCGGAGGATTCGCGTCGACATTGCAGACCAGTCAAATGATAAAG AACGAGACAGTGGATCCATGGGAGGCAGAGACAGGGGTGGACGAATGGCAGACATGGGTCCCGACAAGACAGACAGCGACTGGAGAGCTAGGCCAAGTGCCGACAACGATGATGGACCTCCACGGAGGGATGATGCTTTTGGCGAAA GATCACGGGACCGGTATGAGTCAGACCGTTACAGAGAGGGGTCACGACGGGACGATCGCTATGATGGAGGAAGAGACCGCTATCGTGATCGCTATGACGACAGAGACCGCAGGGACCGCTATGACGACAGGGACCGCAGAGACTATGATAGAGGAG GCTTCGACTCCcgtggtggtggaggaggtcGTCGTGCCTTTGGAAGCAGCTTCCGTCGAGATTATGAAGATGGTCGAGGTAGCAATGATCGTTACGGCGACAGGGATCGTTATGGCGACCGGGATGACCGGTACGATAGACGAGATGACAGGCGCGAGGAGAGAG CTCCTCAGCAAAGACCTAAGTTGAACCTGAAGCCCCGCAGCGTACCGAAAGAGGAGGAGGGTAACAGCAGCGGAGGCACATCCCCGGCTGCCCCTCCGAGCTCTGGAGGCAGGTCCTCATCCATATTCGGTGGGGCAAAACCAGTTGACACGGCAGCCAAGGAGAGGGAGGTGGAAGAGAGGctgaaaaaagaagaggagaggCTGCAAAGACAACTAGAGGTGGACAAAAGCCGAGTACCTGaaaggaagatgagagacag ggACCCCAGCTGGCGCAACGAGGAAACTCAATCTGAGCGATCTCGCACAGAAAGTGAGTCTTCGCAGCCAGGAAGCACCTCTGGGAGAG GGTCGAGGTGTCTAGATGGCGAGCGCTCTGGGGAGAATGAGGTTTTCTCTGGGAGAGAAGGAAACTCCTCCCCCGGCTCCTCGCCGCGGCCGACCTCCACCGGCTCCTCAAAGGAGCCGCTGAAAGTGATGCCGGCCCCTCCTCCCAAGGAGAACGCTTGGGCCAAAAGAAGTGCTGTGAGCACAGGCTCCAACGAGGGAGAAGGTCGGCCCCCGGTCTCTCCCGTCTCTCCGAGCGGTTCGGCTCCCCCAAAGTTCAG CTCGCCAAGTTCTGGAGATGAAAGAGGGCCTGGAAAAG AAAGGACAACAAAAGAGACTCCAGACCTCCTCCAGAGCCAAAGAAATACGAGGAAACCCCAACCCCC AAGTTCAGCTCAGCCAGCAAATACGCCGCTTTGCTAA
- the LOC111605903 gene encoding uncharacterized protein LOC111605903, translating to MKRMQKIKYLRATGTTTEFCCVPLCPVSSRCNKFLSFFSFPADEELRKQWIVAIRRADLAIKAHTRVCSRHFKPEDIKEPETEMGRRRLKKGAVPALFEWNNFSLPLPPLGVCEKRKRSPPEDGEEEANPPANVCTKEHDYASAPDPAVVDLVLEENYALWEEICQLREQAESLTLRQRFGIHRFASSDRDIRFFTRFASYDLLMRFWSMIEPSLPSMVSIRQGQRGTAIDSSTQTLQPIDEFFLFLNYLALGSKQWDLADRYGVHLSTVSWIITAWTNFLFTMLGSIRIWIPEDQIHSSLPADFKDYPDTTVILDCIELRCQCPSSPILFCKMFSSYKSHCTLKGLIGIAPHGAVTFISGLYAGSISDKQITRESGLLSLLKPGMAVMVYRGLIIDDIVPCKVYRPAFFFGRSQMSAGEVRETPATARLGVHVETLIHRVKEHKLFDSEIPLCVLGIINQLYTVACLLTNYENGSLTKGSGKDA from the exons ATGAAGAggatgcagaaaataaaatatctcagaGCAACTGGCACAACAACCGAGTTTTGTTGCGTGCCATTGTGTCCAGTGAGTAGCAGGTGCAACAAATTCCTCAGCTTTTTCAGCTTCCCTGCTGATGAGGAGTTAAGGAAACAATGGATAGTGGCTATCCGGAGAGCTGACTTAGCCATCAAAGCTCACACTAGAGTTTGTAGCCGGCATTTCAAACCTGAGGACATAAAAGAGCCTGAGACAGAAATGGGCAGACGGAGGTTAAAAAAGGGAGCTGTACCTGCTCTCTTTGAGTGGAATAATTTCTCCCTTCCACTCCCACCACTAGGGGTTTGTGAGAAGAGGAAAAGATCACCACCAGAGGACGGTGAGGAGGAGGCTAACCCACCAGCCAATGTCTGTACTAAGGAACATGATTATGCCTCGGCTCCAGACCCTGCAGTTGTGGATTTGGTGTTGGAGGAAAATTATGCTCTCTGGGAGGAAATCTGCCAGCTACGGGAACAGGCCGAGAGCCTTACTCTGAGGCAGCGATTCGGCATTCACCGTTTCGCGTCATCGGACAGGGACATTAGATTCTTCACAAG gtttgCATCATATGACCTACTGATGCGTTTCTGGTCCATGATTGAGCCCTCTCTGCCATCCATGGTCAGTATTCGCCAAGGACAGAGAGGAACTGCAATCGATTCCTCAACCCAAACCCTGCAGCCCATTGATGAATTTTTCCTGTTCCTAAATTACCTGGCCCTTGGATCCAAGCAATGGGATCTTGCTGACCGTTATGGTGTCCATCTGTCCACGGTCAGCTGGATCATTACTGCATGGACCAACTTTCTATTCACAATGCTTGGCTCCATTAGGATCTGGATACCTGAGGACCAGATCCACAGCAGTCTACCTGCCGACTTCAAGGACTACCCAGACACAACAGTCATCCTTGACTGTATTGAGCTGAGGTGCCAGTGCCCATCTTCCCCTATCCTCTTTTGTAAGATGTTTTCATCTTACAAATCACACTGCACTCTAAAGGGGCTGATAGGGATTGCACCACATGGGGCAGTGACCTTCATCTCAGGACTGTATGCAGGGTCCATCAGTGACAAGCAGATCACACGTGAATCTGGTCTCCTCTCCCTCTTAAAACCAGGGATGGCTGTCATGGTATACAGAGGCTTAATTATTGACGACATTGTACCCTGCAAGGTTTACAGGCCAGCATTTTTCTTTGGCAGGTCTCAGATGTCTGCAGGGGAAGTTAGGGAGACCCCGGCCACAGCACGCCTTGGGGTGCATGTGGAGACCCTCATTCACAGAGTCAAAGAGCACAAGTTATTTGACTCTGAAATTCCCCTGTGTGTTCTTGGGATTATCAACCAGCTGTACACTGTTGCTTGTCTGCTGACAAATTATGAAAATGGGTCACTGACAAAAGGCTCGGGcaaagatgcctga